A single window of Leptospira dzoumogneensis DNA harbors:
- a CDS encoding tetratricopeptide repeat protein: protein MEMRQKFRYAIILLMSQFALNCDSSGELASKAREKEAQGNTAEALYYYDLALRENPENFTANKNLGILLAESGEAPGSAALYLEKALKKDPKNPEILLYLLEIYLLAGSRDETETVLRGFSESWDKDRESLAKFLSSCILDSKKNPSERKRFIENRIPESNPASKRLFELCEKRLYEETSTK from the coding sequence ATGGAAATGAGACAGAAGTTCCGATACGCCATAATTTTGCTTATGTCCCAATTTGCTTTGAATTGCGATTCCTCGGGGGAGTTAGCAAGTAAGGCGAGAGAAAAAGAAGCGCAAGGCAACACTGCAGAGGCTTTATATTATTACGATTTAGCACTTAGAGAAAATCCTGAAAATTTTACTGCGAATAAAAATTTAGGAATTCTTTTAGCGGAAAGTGGAGAAGCACCCGGATCTGCCGCTCTTTATCTAGAAAAAGCTCTCAAAAAAGATCCTAAAAATCCGGAGATACTTCTCTATCTTTTAGAAATTTATTTATTAGCGGGTTCCAGGGACGAGACCGAAACCGTTTTGAGGGGATTTTCCGAAAGTTGGGACAAGGACAGAGAGAGTCTCGCCAAATTTTTAAGCTCTTGTATTCTAGATTCTAAGAAAAATCCCTCGGAAAGAAAACGTTTTATCGAAAATCGTATCCCTGAATCCAATCCTGCTTCTAAAAGACTCTTTGAACTCTGTGAAAAAAGACTCTACGAGGAAACTTCCACTAAATGA
- a CDS encoding LA_2486 family SGNH/GDSL-type esterase translates to MREVTYARKIRFIFLLYSIFLFFLLEVLLRLPYFPSVQFRLDDKKLHCLQTSGNLFSIPWMRLCPNQSLDLYHPEKNIRYHVSTDFRGERKTSATDTGESVGRNSYNGNPQEIWVLGDSVSLGYLVNDQESLPWVLNSQFEEKKEPKLVRNLGVDALGSFGIQERLTEVLKDSSPPQAAYWIYHISDFTDSYRELELQNSVKKRILVRISYILSKYSAVFNAFKILYEKYKPESADNLVIPSSGNVLGPDHPHRKAAISLFTFVKEKKIPFVLVFLPEPNEKYEPVVDSALVKEVRQIAIDSNIPVLDLQHKIHEFWAEGKNPIFLPKDGHPNPALYRFIAEEIAKDIH, encoded by the coding sequence ATGAGAGAAGTAACCTACGCTCGAAAGATCCGTTTTATTTTTTTATTATATTCTATTTTTCTATTTTTTCTTTTAGAAGTTCTGCTCAGACTTCCCTATTTCCCTTCCGTTCAATTTAGATTGGATGATAAAAAGCTGCATTGCCTGCAAACTTCCGGAAATCTGTTTTCAATTCCCTGGATGAGGCTTTGCCCGAACCAAAGTTTGGATCTGTATCATCCGGAGAAGAATATCAGATACCATGTCTCTACTGATTTTAGAGGAGAAAGGAAAACTTCTGCAACTGACACTGGTGAAAGTGTTGGTAGGAATTCCTACAACGGTAATCCTCAGGAAATTTGGGTTTTAGGAGATTCTGTTTCTTTAGGATACTTGGTGAATGACCAGGAAAGCCTTCCTTGGGTTCTAAATTCTCAATTCGAGGAGAAGAAGGAGCCAAAACTTGTCCGAAATCTGGGAGTGGATGCACTCGGAAGTTTCGGGATCCAAGAAAGACTTACAGAAGTTTTGAAAGATTCTTCCCCGCCTCAGGCTGCGTATTGGATCTATCATATTTCCGATTTTACTGATTCTTATAGAGAACTAGAATTACAAAATTCCGTTAAAAAAAGGATCTTAGTCAGAATTTCCTATATCCTTTCCAAATATAGTGCAGTATTCAACGCATTCAAAATACTTTATGAGAAGTACAAACCTGAATCCGCGGATAATTTAGTAATTCCTTCCAGTGGTAACGTTTTAGGTCCGGATCATCCTCATAGAAAAGCAGCAATCTCCTTGTTTACATTCGTAAAAGAGAAGAAGATTCCTTTTGTTTTAGTATTTCTTCCAGAACCGAATGAGAAGTATGAGCCGGTTGTGGATTCAGCACTCGTGAAAGAAGTACGACAGATCGCAATCGATTCCAATATTCCAGTGTTGGACCTCCAACACAAAATCCATGAGTTCTGGGCAGAAGGCAAAAATCCAATTTTCCTTCCTAAAGACGGACATCCAAATCCGGCGCTATATCGTTTTATCGCAGAAGAAATAGCAAAAGATATTCATTAA
- a CDS encoding MBOAT family O-acyltransferase has protein sequence MLFNSLHYLFFAPIVILVYFLVPSRFQKLWLLVTSLYFYAVFRVPFILLLIYSIAITYFCTLWMDRSESRFGKLFFLNIAIWGNLSLLYFFKYLDFSFTVWNTILGLVPCEPYYAYPSGILLPMGISFFTLQAIAYAVDVYHKKVKRAESLFQFGLFLSFFPQLVAGPIIRAQDMLHQFLDTYTFKKENLLPGIRQLAWGLFKKTFVADPIAAVIDPVFADPLHYGWFSLAVTGSLYIIQMYCDFSGYSDVAIGTGRIMGFHIPINFRQPFLSQTVSEFWRRWHISFSSWLKEYVYIFLGGNKKGISRTYINLFLTTFVSGIWHGADWNFVVWGFVHASLMVIERFAFSFERIKNYWDKIPSTIKVAYPFTIFGISMYFFRARPVEGIGNSVQVGWAMVSRMFSGVQGDFLPVPLSVLSTVFILMLGDYLMEKETPWAKKLFENRIWVYGISAILISICFILYSVTVSAPFLYFQF, from the coding sequence TTGCTCTTTAATTCCCTTCATTATTTATTTTTTGCACCCATCGTTATCCTAGTTTATTTTCTGGTACCTTCCAGATTCCAAAAACTTTGGTTATTGGTAACTAGCTTATATTTTTATGCGGTTTTTAGAGTTCCATTCATTCTACTTCTTATCTATTCCATTGCGATCACGTATTTTTGTACACTTTGGATGGATAGATCCGAGTCCAGATTTGGAAAATTATTTTTCCTGAATATAGCTATCTGGGGAAACCTGTCTTTACTATACTTCTTCAAGTATTTGGATTTTTCTTTTACCGTTTGGAATACGATCCTTGGTCTTGTTCCTTGTGAGCCGTATTACGCGTATCCTTCCGGAATTCTACTCCCGATGGGGATCTCATTTTTTACCCTACAGGCGATTGCGTATGCGGTGGACGTATATCATAAAAAAGTAAAAAGAGCTGAGAGCCTATTTCAATTCGGATTATTCTTAAGTTTCTTTCCTCAATTGGTAGCCGGTCCGATCATTCGTGCCCAGGACATGCTCCACCAATTCCTGGACACATATACATTCAAAAAAGAAAATTTACTACCTGGGATCAGACAACTCGCCTGGGGACTTTTCAAAAAAACATTCGTAGCAGATCCAATCGCAGCTGTTATCGATCCGGTATTTGCAGATCCGCTTCATTATGGCTGGTTCTCATTAGCTGTAACCGGTTCCTTATACATCATACAAATGTATTGTGACTTTTCCGGATATTCGGACGTAGCCATCGGGACCGGAAGGATCATGGGCTTCCATATCCCGATCAACTTCAGGCAACCATTCCTTTCCCAGACAGTATCCGAATTCTGGAGACGTTGGCATATTTCCTTCAGCTCTTGGTTGAAAGAATATGTGTACATCTTCCTAGGCGGAAACAAAAAGGGGATCTCCAGAACTTACATCAATCTATTCCTCACAACATTCGTGAGCGGGATCTGGCATGGAGCGGATTGGAATTTCGTAGTCTGGGGATTTGTTCACGCAAGTTTAATGGTGATCGAAAGATTTGCATTCTCATTCGAGCGTATCAAAAACTATTGGGATAAGATCCCAAGCACTATCAAAGTAGCTTATCCATTCACCATATTCGGGATATCCATGTACTTCTTCCGAGCAAGACCGGTGGAAGGGATCGGAAACAGCGTCCAAGTTGGTTGGGCAATGGTCAGTAGAATGTTCTCCGGAGTCCAAGGTGATTTCCTGCCGGTTCCGTTATCCGTTCTTTCTACGGTATTTATACTAATGCTCGGCGACTACCTGATGGAAAAAGAAACTCCTTGGGCCAAAAAACTTTTCGAGAATAGGATCTGGGTCTATGGGATTTCAGCCATTTTGATCTCTATCTGTTTTATCTTATATAGTGTGACTGTAAGCGCACCTTTCTTGTATTTTCAGTTCTAA
- a CDS encoding LA_2490 family SGNH/GDSL-type esterase, which produces MDFAKKSFFGLVFLILIFLGTEAGLVLLRSPSLQYYRDLKLIHSFHPEYYVALEPGQSRYVSHFAGKWEGQFSINSLGLRGKEEPVPGKPKLLCLGDSLVMGFGVGDSDTFCQLLDGIQLKGEARQALNLGVDAYGSRGSYYRLKDISAKLDNVKEVLFFISPNDFDMPEVLAKKGILPDDQTDAIREKDPNYARNFKLQFILTRISYTLQALKLAYEQIQVTFAVTKLSVCKELDSAGFYRCSMLSAPEENTSAAGNGSVQSNVNRPSGNLVSYFESSFFRPIKKPNCDSDITPTSAVFGSICPEPVPAHVTCVDSAPSFESLPVLPELTQEYYQKMIDLAKERGFKLVPVILPIQIEEIYCYNNGKYHPLENYATRASAFFEKRGVKVLRFKKETGSMCGFDQNGKKFGILDHYIPEDGHFTKRGNIWAAESLKAKLKETDLAL; this is translated from the coding sequence ATGGATTTCGCCAAAAAATCGTTTTTCGGCCTAGTTTTTTTGATCCTAATCTTCCTCGGAACCGAAGCAGGCTTGGTTCTATTACGCAGTCCTTCTCTACAATACTATAGGGATCTAAAACTCATCCATAGTTTCCATCCTGAATATTACGTGGCTCTTGAGCCCGGCCAATCCAGATATGTCAGCCATTTTGCAGGAAAATGGGAAGGCCAGTTCAGCATCAACTCACTCGGCCTTAGAGGAAAAGAAGAACCGGTCCCTGGAAAACCAAAACTTCTATGCTTAGGAGATAGTTTGGTAATGGGATTTGGGGTAGGTGACTCAGATACATTTTGCCAACTCTTGGACGGAATTCAATTAAAGGGAGAAGCTAGACAGGCCCTAAACCTGGGAGTGGACGCCTACGGATCCAGAGGTTCCTATTACAGACTCAAAGATATTTCTGCAAAACTAGATAATGTAAAAGAAGTACTATTCTTCATTTCTCCAAACGATTTCGATATGCCGGAAGTTCTTGCAAAAAAAGGGATCTTGCCCGACGACCAAACCGACGCGATCAGAGAAAAAGATCCGAACTACGCTCGAAATTTTAAATTACAATTTATTTTAACAAGAATTTCTTATACACTCCAAGCTCTAAAACTTGCTTACGAACAGATCCAAGTAACATTTGCAGTTACTAAACTTTCAGTATGCAAAGAGTTGGATTCCGCAGGATTTTATAGATGTAGTATGCTTTCCGCTCCGGAGGAAAACACCAGCGCGGCCGGAAACGGATCTGTACAATCCAATGTAAATCGTCCTTCCGGAAATTTGGTCTCTTATTTTGAGTCTTCCTTTTTTAGACCTATTAAAAAACCAAATTGCGATTCTGATATTACGCCGACTTCCGCAGTATTCGGATCCATATGCCCTGAACCTGTGCCGGCTCATGTGACTTGTGTGGATTCGGCTCCTTCTTTCGAATCACTTCCCGTGCTTCCTGAACTCACTCAAGAATATTACCAAAAGATGATAGATCTTGCAAAAGAAAGAGGGTTTAAACTGGTCCCGGTCATTCTTCCTATCCAAATAGAAGAGATCTATTGTTATAATAACGGAAAATACCATCCTTTAGAAAATTACGCAACTCGTGCCTCTGCATTTTTCGAAAAACGAGGAGTGAAAGTTTTACGTTTCAAAAAGGAAACAGGATCGATGTGCGGTTTTGACCAGAACGGCAAAAAATTCGGAATCTTAGATCATTATATCCCGGAAGACGGGCATTTTACAAAAAGAGGAAATATTTGGGCGGCGGAATCTCTCAAGGCCAAATTGAAGGAGACCGATCTTGCTCTTTAA
- the trxB gene encoding thioredoxin-disulfide reductase, which produces MPHKVVIIGSGPAGHTAAIYAARANLNPVMYEGFMAGGIAAGGQLTTTTEVENFPGFPEGIDGTQLTNLFRAQSEKYGTKIITQTITKVDFSKRPFKIWSDDELIEAETVIIATGATAKRMFIPGEDSYWQKGISACAVCDGALPIYRNKELAVVGGGDSAVEEAAHLTKFASKVYLIHRRDSLRASKIMQKRATTHPKIEIIWNTAVEGAQGNGNQLTSLSVKELTTGKTKELSVGGLFYAIGHKPNTEIFEGQLDLDETGYIKTVPGTTRTSVDGVFAAGDVQDKTYRQAITAAGSGCMAALEAERWLEAQEE; this is translated from the coding sequence ATGCCCCATAAAGTAGTCATCATTGGATCCGGACCTGCGGGTCATACTGCGGCAATTTACGCAGCCAGAGCGAATTTAAACCCTGTTATGTACGAAGGATTTATGGCGGGGGGAATCGCCGCTGGTGGACAGCTCACCACCACCACTGAGGTGGAAAATTTCCCAGGCTTTCCGGAAGGAATAGACGGAACCCAACTTACTAATTTGTTCCGTGCTCAATCCGAAAAATACGGCACTAAAATTATCACCCAAACAATCACCAAAGTCGACTTCTCCAAAAGACCTTTCAAAATTTGGTCGGACGATGAATTGATCGAAGCTGAAACTGTGATCATCGCAACGGGTGCCACTGCAAAAAGGATGTTCATCCCAGGTGAAGATTCTTATTGGCAAAAAGGAATTTCTGCATGCGCAGTTTGCGACGGTGCACTTCCAATTTATAGAAACAAAGAATTAGCAGTGGTTGGTGGAGGAGATTCCGCGGTAGAAGAAGCGGCTCACTTAACTAAGTTTGCATCTAAAGTGTATTTGATCCACAGAAGAGATTCTTTAAGAGCTTCTAAGATCATGCAAAAAAGAGCGACCACTCATCCTAAGATAGAAATTATCTGGAATACTGCCGTAGAAGGAGCACAAGGAAATGGAAACCAGCTTACTTCCCTTTCTGTAAAAGAACTTACCACTGGAAAAACAAAAGAACTTTCTGTGGGCGGTTTATTCTACGCGATCGGTCATAAACCGAATACTGAAATTTTCGAAGGCCAATTGGATCTGGACGAAACAGGTTATATCAAAACCGTTCCTGGCACAACTCGTACAAGTGTGGATGGTGTATTTGCTGCAGGAGATGTTCAGGATAAAACATATCGCCAAGCGATTACCGCTGCGGGCTCCGGATGTATGGCAGCTCTGGAAGCGGAAAGATGGTTAGAAGCTCAGGAAGAGTAG